The following coding sequences are from one Rutidosis leptorrhynchoides isolate AG116_Rl617_1_P2 chromosome 11, CSIRO_AGI_Rlap_v1, whole genome shotgun sequence window:
- the LOC139875309 gene encoding F-box protein At2g21930-like, whose product MSDLVPFDIQTEIIKKLPIKSLIRLRSVSKPWKSLIDSPKSIHDNCLRDNQPHHLLVRYVLRSVVKYVSFLDDDDDSIPQQKFCPTVPVILKRLHHASKVGSSHGIVCFYGFYKDIDYGTDMVVLWNPTIRKSVGIVITKVLHRRIVIGFGVCPNTSDPKLVKITHNRSFGTETINCVFWEVEVFTLSVGAWRSISIVTPFKPVELFWSQVFINGVIYWLGYDRIAVDSANTHHRIISFDLKSEKFGEVFLSNSLVSSTGDLSVSKLMDSLVVIESYMKAGEPVCAVWKINHDVLKSCTKLYTVKADSAIINLVLEFSKNGELVMEVLDFYGQCFVEIYEPCSGQVKYLEGFNDKSTSYTVNSYTETLALLHQSDSIIY is encoded by the coding sequence ATGTCTGATCTTGTACCATTCGACATACAAACGGAGATCATCAAAAAGCTTCCGATCAAATCACTGATTAGACTCAGATCCGTATCTAAACCATGGAAATCACTAATCGACAGCCCCAAATCTATCCATGACAACTGCCTGCGCGATAATCAACCGCATCATCTACTCGTAAGGTATGTATTACGTTCAGTGGTAAAATatgtttcatttttagatgatgatgatgatagtattcCACAACAAAAGTTTTGCCCTACTGTTCCTGTAATTCTTAAGCGACTTCATCACGCATCAAAAGTAGGTTCATCTCATGGAATAGTATGTTTTTACGGTTTCTATAAAGATATAGACTATGGAACAGACATGGTTGTGTTGTGGAATCCTACAATCAGGAAATCCGTTGGTATTGTTATTACAAAAGTGTTACACAGACGTATTGTTATTGGTTTTGGAGTTTGTCCAAATACTAGTGATCCTAAGCTTGTTAAGATTACACATAATAGAAGCTTTGGAACTGAAACTATAAATTGTGTTTTTTGGGAAGTTGAGGTGTTTACTTTAAGTGTAGGGGCTTGGAGAAGTATATCTATCGTTACGCCTTTTAAACCGGTTGAATTGTTCTGGAGCCAAGTTTTTATAAACGGGGTTATTTATTGGCTTGGTTATGATAGGATTGCTGTGGATAGTGCAAATACACATCATCGGATTATTTCGTTTGATTTGAAAAGTGAAAAATTTGGTGAAGTGTTTCTATCAAATAGTTTAGTATCTTCCACCGGAGATTTGTCCGTCTCGAAACTGATGGATTCTCTTGTTGTGATTGAAAGCTACATGAAGGCTGGAGAACCAGTTTGTGCTGTTTGGAAGATTAATCACGATGTTTTGAAATCATGTACTAAACTTTACACCGTTAAGGCTGATAGTGCGATTATTAATCTTGTACTTGAGTTCAGTAAGAACGGTGAACTTGTTATGGAAGTGTTAGATTTTTATGGCCAATGCTTTGTTGAAATATATGAACCTTGCTCAGGACAAGTCAAATATCTTGAGGGATTCAATGATAAATCGACCTCATACACCGTGAACTCCTACACAGAGACGCTAGCTTTACTTCATCAGTCAGATTCTATCATTTATTGA